The following nucleotide sequence is from Trifolium pratense cultivar HEN17-A07 linkage group LG2, ARS_RC_1.1, whole genome shotgun sequence.
AAGTTAGATTTCTGATCCTCATTTATTTTGTGTGCCTCATCCTTAGTGGCGACAAGGCTAATTTAGAtttatactatactatacttaGAAGCACTATTTAAACTATGCCTCATGGTTTGTACACTGCTTTTTATTCTACGTGCAGTCTTGCAAATGTTGATCCAATTGATGTTGCTAAAACAATCAGAGGATTAAATCCTGAAACAACACTAGGTAAATAGTTTATTGTaacttttcttattttctttcgTATTTGACTTAAGAGACTCGGGTCCATCTTGTGTTTTATTATATGGCTGCAATTCTTCTTATTTATGTAGTTGTGGTTGTGTCAAAGACTTTTACGACTGCTGAGACCATGTTGAATGCCCGAACGCTCAGGGAATGGATTGTATCTGCTCTAGGGTAAGTGAAGCATTAAAGGTATTCGATCAATAATTGTAGTAAAATGATGGTTCTGGTGTCCTATTTCTTTCCATATTTTATATAGAGACTTGCTAATAGGATATGGGGATTTTACTCTTTGAGcactgtttggataaacaacttaatcaaGTGATTGTAGCAAAAACTCTTATGATACAAGTGTTTATGACTTATGTATAAGCGTATTCTATAACAAATATAtagtcaaactgttttcatataagctacaAGCTATTTTTGTAAGCTATCCGggaaagaatataaaaataagctgaaaaaagcttatgaacatgtcataagctctCTTCCAAACAGTCTCAGAAGtgtttatgtcagtagataagctcaaataagtcagtCCAAGTAGACCTTTGGATTTATAATATTACGTGTCATGCCACCATATTCCCACTGgcttcttcaatcaaaatatatttgtatttatgtAGAAGGTAAATGCTAACTGGAATTGACATTATTATGAAGATTtgcttataattcaatttttcttcagGCCATCTGCCGTTGCAAAACATATGGTCGCAGTTAGCACAAATCTTGCGGTAAAGCCATTTGTTATTTTCTCTTTCGACATTAGCTTGTTGAGTTAAGAAATAGTTGTTTGGCTTCTGCTTGTATGCACATAGATTATTTAACACAGCCTATGGTTAATTTTTCTATTGTCTTAATTTCCAATGCAGCTTGTGGAAAAGTTTGGCATTGACCCTAATAATGCTTTTGCATTTTGGGACTGGGTTGGTGGCCGATATAGTGGTAAGCacttttgcttgttttaattaaaaaaagtatagTAATTTGAATAGtaggtattttttattttgactgtTTTTTGATATTTTGGTTACAGTGTGCAGTGCTGTTGGAGTGTTTCCCTTATCCCTACAATATGGTTTCTCAGTAATTGAGAAGTATGTGATTTCTTATTCTGTTGCTGGAacttctttttaataaattttactttaagtGTATTGTTGACTTTTATTCTGCTTGACATAATATATACTCCCcccgtgacaatatataagcaaaagtcacatttctaggttcattgcatatttaatgtatctggtctatattataggacaagatacattaaatatgcaatgaacctaaaaagttaatttttgcttatatattgtcacggagggagtacatattTCCCTGAAAATACATTTAGATAAtgcaaattataaaatataaccaaGTCATTTGGAAAACTTTATATTGAAATAATACATTGTCATGTATGCCTCCATGTTCCTATGTTTTTTGCATGCAACACTCAgccaaatgaaaaatatagcGTTCTCTTGGGTATTTGCTTCGATCACAAAACTTTAAACAAAATatctattcattttatttttatttttttgttctatGTGATTGACTGAACATGTTTTAATGTTCATATGCTTGCTTTTTTATATCTTGTATTTTGTTTGTGAAGGTTTTTAAAGGGAGCTAACAGCATTGATCAACATATGTATTCAGAACCATTTGAAAGAAACATACCTGTAAGAGTCCCTATAATAACCTTTGTTTGTGTCCTTCAGGTTTTCTTTGCTGTTGTTTATCTCTTGAGCATATATTACACCAAATTTAAGCCATTTATGCTAAAGGCCTTAAGCTATTAGGGAGAGATCCAAGAATGATTTTTTAGCAACATAAAGTCTTATAGTATAGTACAACATCAATTTGGAGAAAGAAATATTTGTCTAAATTCTCTCTCTTTGTACAGTGTCATgttaaatataacattaattttcatatttgttgtgATTAAGTATATACATAACACAACTCTGCAGTGTGACACACACAAATTTCGtcatatattttcatatatgttGTGATTAAGTATATACATAACAGAACTCTGCAGTGTGATATACATAGATTTCGtcatgtaattttattttttttcgtaTCTTGCTATACAAGCAATAAACTGCTTCCAAAGATGAAGAACGAGTAACAATAAtccagtgttgtcaaatagccgCTATAGCGCGTAGTGGGatttgaaaaaatcattattGTTCTGCGATATGCTATATAGTAAAAAGTGTTATCAAATAGCAGCTATTAGCAGCGTTGTATCACTGTAGCATAACATAATTTGAACAAAACAGTATTTACTGCGATCCGCAGTTGACAACACTGCATTAATCACAGCAATCCTTCCGCTTCTTCTGGATTATTTATCTATGTGGCATTAAAATATTTCTGTTCCAAGTGCAAGATGACatgttcacaattttttttttccatgcaCCAGGTGCTTCTGGGATTGTTGAGTGTATGGAATGTCTCATTTCTTGGATATCCTGCCAGAGTGAGTACCTAATTTGTTCCAttgaattttttgtgttttttcttaaCCAACAAATTTCGATAACTGAAACTTCTGTGATTAAAATCCAGGCCATCTTACCTTATACTCAAGCCTTGGAGAAGTTGGCACCACATATTCAACAAGTATGTTTGTTACTTCTTCTACATGTGAATGAAGGCTCAAGCAATTTTTAATGCTGCTTCTCTCGATTCTTATATTTAGTGTATTGTCTAAAATTAGGTTAGCATGGAAAGTAATGGCAAGGGTGTTTCAATTGATGGTGTCCCTCTACCATTTGAGGCTGGTGAAATTGATTTCGGTGAACCAGGAACAAATGGACAGCACAGTTTTTATCAACTTATACACCAGGTGATATGCAGAAGATATTTGCAATTTACTTAATTAGTATATGTTCCAATATGTTTATCACTTAGTATGAACAAACTTTGTTAAACAACATGCATATCTAAATATCTTAATTTCTAGGGACGCGTTATTCCATGTGATTTTATTGGAGTTGTGAAAAGTCAGCAACCTGTTTATTTAAAAGGTAAAGTCTCCACTTCCatgatcaaatttttataatggATGATGCttggtttgaattttatatCGGTTCTTTTTGTATTTGAGATATCCAATTCAAACTCATGTGCGTTTCTATGCAGGTGAGGTTGTGAGCAACCATGATGAGCTAATGTCAAACTTCTTTGCACAGCCAGATGCCCTTGCCTATGGGAAGGTACACTCTTACTCTCCTTTCTTGCCTAATTCATGCTTTTAATGTTTACAAAGATGCTCTTCTTTTGTCTTTTATAAATATGGAGTAGTCTAGTTCTTTCTCAATATAGAGTAGAAAATAAACGAAAATGAGTCAACTGTGAATCTGTGATCAAgttgttgattattttttaaggaATAGTAATAAGATTAACCTGgtcagtgttgttaaatagcggATATAACATAGCAGAATTCAAACAAATGGCTATTGTTCTGCGAtacactatttagtacaaaatattgGTAAATAGCGGCTGTAGCGGCGCTATAATACTGTTATGTAGCAGAATTCGAACAAACCTCTGTTTTCCGCAATTAAAAATACAGAACTGAACCTGGTCTTCACAGTTATTGGAAGGAGACCCTTGACGTTGCCACTATCTCTATGATAATTCTTGTTTTTTGTCTACGAACCAAGATATATGCAAAATGCACTCTGAAGTTTAAGTTATATGTTTAAGTTAGAGGTGACACCAAAAGGCTAGGGTGTAGGGGAGAAGACCCATTTACCTGAGGATTTTATCCTTTATTGATAGTGGATATAGCTTGTTTTGGATAAATCCTCTTAGGAGATAGAGATCCACTCGAGTAGAGAATTTTAATTGACTAGTTTGAGATGTACTCCAATTTTCTATGTTGGCATGTTTTTAGTAGTTCTTAATTGTATTTTACATGCGTTCTTTTGACTTGTTTCGAGGGATATAATCGATAATATTTTTTCTACAGACTCCCCAACAATTGCAGAATGAGAATGTTCCTCAACATCTTGTGTCACACAAGGTAATTTCCATTCTGTTTCTGCACTGCTTATGAGTTATCGAGTCAGCAGTCCCCTAACTATGCATTCATTTTTCCGCAGACATTCTTAGGCAACCGGCCTTCTGTCAGCATTCTGCTTCCTTCATTGAATGCTTATAATGTTGGACAGGTTAGTGCCCCTTCCTATTATATATGATTAACAATTAAAAACGAAATAATTAAGGATCCATATgtttactttattttataagTGTTTTTTAGATTGTGTAAAAATGTAATTGCTGAAATTGATTATTTTGAAATActaattcttaaaattaaaCTTACCTTAACATCTCGAGAATTCTTAAAAACTAGTTTTTTACACATCAATGTGATTTCATTATGAatgtttaaaattttcaattactTTGGTGGTCCTTAAACtatttgagtaatttgtaaTAAGGTCCTtgaactaaattttttttaaacaagtttCCAagcttttaaataattttgaattaAGTTCTTCCTGAACTTTTACATAATTTGTAATTATGTCCTTGCTGAACTTATATAATTGGTTTTCCTTTGATATCTGTACAAATTGAGACTAATGTCAGTTCCCATCTGCTTTCCTAGTTGTTGGCAATCTATGAACACAGAATTGCCGTAGAAGGTTTCATATGGGGCATCAATTCTTTTGATCAGTGGGGAGTTGAGCTAGGGAAGGTATGTATTTGACAAGTAACCTTTTCGTGTGCCTTGCTTGCACGAGAAATATGCTGTCATGTCTTTCTGAtggaattttcattttttatgtgttggaatataagaaaatatcttataatatatatgatattatattaGAGTATTTTAGTTTATTTCGTATgatcaatttataattttgaagCATCTTAAGTTATCtcttaaaattagtttttatactacttatagttattattatgatttattttctgattttcttataataagtgTTTGGTCTTTTGTGTCAAGTTAGACCCtgtttgagtaaaaaaattaaatgcttatAGCACAAGTGCTTACcatatataagtgcttatgcatAAGAGActtctataaaaaaatgataaaataaagtcaaattgttttcatataaactataagttgttttcataagctattccGGAtaacttatggaaataagctgaaaacaacttatgaagggtcataagttgtttctcaaatagtctcacaagtgcttatgccaatagataaattcaaataagcCATCCAAACAGACCCTGAGTATCAAACTATTATCAAGTATTGTCAATAATGTTCCAGCTCTCATTATTTCACTCCTCTTTTAATCTAAACCGACTAAACCTATAACTTCAACAGTATGCACATTTGTAAATTTGACTTTTAGTCTTCACCTTTGTTTTctgaatttcattttctttgatGTTGTTGCATGATGTTAACACAGTCATTAGCCACTCAAGTCAGAAAGCAACTTAATGCATCTCGTACAAAAGGAGAACCAATTCAAGGCTTTAATTTCAGTACTACAACTCTGATCACAAGATACCTTCAGGTATGACAAATCCTAACAATGTTCCAagaattaagattttttttaacacatttaCGGATTAAACTGAACCATATGTTTTTGGTTTTGTAAGTTATGTATATTTGTCTCTAGTCCcctatacataaaataaaaagagtttAACGGAGATGCACTGACATTGTataatagttttacacgatcatctaataaaaaactatcaatttgccatgtcatatcaagaaagtgggggcGAAGTGGATTGATGTGGGGGAAAACATTGTTATTGGTTgacagtataaaattattttacactgtcggtgcatattcatttttcttaaaataaaaatgatattattAACATTCAAGAATATAAATTAGTTGACTTGTTTGTTTACATTGCAGGCAAGTGCTGATGTTCCAGCTGATCCACCAACTAGTTTACCTCAGATATAATATTACTGCCTTTTTGGTGGAATGTTATTTTTGATATTGAAAAGGATCAAACTCATCTTACCAATCTTACTCACATAAGCTGTGATATAAACACAGCATGCTTCAACCTTTTTGTTTGTGGACtacattttgaaaagatttggCATGTTATCAATCATACCTTTCTTTTTGTTGTGAAAATGATGTCATGTTAAAAACACTATCATTTTGAATTGGCATGTCTGAGGAACTCAATACATTCATGTCAATTTAATGAGTTGAATGTTGTGAAATGTGAATTAGCAATAAATGAgtattttcctttcccttttaGTGTTGATTTTCTTCATAATATTGTGTTGAGATCTCACAAAAAGAACCCGAGTCTGATTCATGGAGTCCCTCAATTGAGTGGCAATTCAACCTCGTGTGAAAAACAAACTGTGTGTCTCGTTACTGACTCGAGAATTAGTTATTGTCCACATGGTAAATATGATAAGAGTTGAGAGTCGCATAACTTAATTGTATCTCTATATATAACACGAATTAACAAagtaaaaatgcataaaaatttaATGGTTGCTATTCACACCCTATTCCTGAGAGATATTTTTATTGAGTTTAGACAATACCCCACCACCATTATGGGACCATAGACAAGAGCAAAGTTACTCAAAGCAAAGTCCCTACATGGTTCTTCACATGCAGAACTTTCTAACACCAAAAATGACTTTACTTTGTGCTATGTACTATTGCTGGTTCCTTTTTATACAAtcaaaataagggtaaaaaagcaataagctgaaaatagctTATTACATCATATGACATGTGGCCATGTGAGAACATTGTGTGATTATATGTGTACATCAAGCGTGCTTTTGGTCCATCACGTTTCGacctttttcttttgtttttcttacaCAGTAAATCTAGTAAGTAATAGTGCTCTTTTACTCGCAACAAATAGGCCAGCTGGTCATTCAGTTTTTGAATAGGACACTACAATTCCCCACTTCTCTAGGTGCTTCTTTTGTAGTGTTACTTCTACATCATGATTTTGTTTTAGAAATATACACTCACCAAGATTTGAAATAACCAAAGCAAAGATAAACTTGAGGTATAATCTTGATTATTGATCTTTGATCAGACAATTTGTATAGTGAAATGTGTCATGTAAATTGTTTAATCTTAATCTAACTGTTCATGAAGTGTTGATAGTATGATTGAGAGTTTCTATGACAATAGCGAAATCAGGTCTATATCTAAATAGATTTTATTCGGTCACAAATTTAAGTAGATGACAATCTTGATCGTTGATCTTGCTCAAATGACTTTTATATACAACTATGTATAATATCGAACTTTTGATACCAAATGTTTGATCATGGTCTAACAATTCAAGATGTGCTAGCTGCGGGATTCCCTAACAACAAGAAATTAGGGC
It contains:
- the LOC123906467 gene encoding glucose-6-phosphate isomerase, cytosolic 1, which codes for MASSTLISDTQPWKDLKAHVDDIKKSHLRDLLSNEERSRSMLVEFDGILLDYSRQQATLETREKLFQLAEVASLKQKINQMYNGEHINSTENRAVLHVALRAPRDAVIQSDGKNVVSDVWNVLDKIKEFSERVRSGSWVGATGKELKDVVAIGIGGSFLGPLFVHTALQTDPEAIESAKGRQLRFLANVDPIDVAKTIRGLNPETTLVVVVSKTFTTAETMLNARTLREWIVSALGPSAVAKHMVAVSTNLALVEKFGIDPNNAFAFWDWVGGRYSVCSAVGVFPLSLQYGFSVIEKFLKGANSIDQHMYSEPFERNIPVLLGLLSVWNVSFLGYPARAILPYTQALEKLAPHIQQVSMESNGKGVSIDGVPLPFEAGEIDFGEPGTNGQHSFYQLIHQGRVIPCDFIGVVKSQQPVYLKGEVVSNHDELMSNFFAQPDALAYGKTPQQLQNENVPQHLVSHKTFLGNRPSVSILLPSLNAYNVGQLLAIYEHRIAVEGFIWGINSFDQWGVELGKSLATQVRKQLNASRTKGEPIQGFNFSTTTLITRYLQASADVPADPPTSLPQI